Proteins from one Aquipuribacter hungaricus genomic window:
- the cbiQ gene encoding cobalt ECF transporter T component CbiQ, whose translation MGAGHAHGASSRSVSDGLYLHGHTPLHRLPAEVKIVGLLAFVVTVVATPREQAWAFGVYALLLVGLLVLTRVPARTVLRRMLIEVPFLVFAVLLPFVALGERVDVLGLSLSVDGLLGGFNILAKGSLGVVAAILLSATTTPRDLVVGLQRLRVPGLFVTILSFMVRYLDVVVDDMRRMALARAARGFQARHLGHVPVVAKAAGALFIRSYERGERVHLAMVSRGFTGTMPQLGAPASRPGQWAALAGAWSVVAAVAVAAVVAGEQTAWLVVAG comes from the coding sequence GTGGGCGCGGGCCACGCCCACGGCGCCTCCTCCCGCAGCGTCTCCGACGGGCTCTACCTGCACGGCCACACCCCGCTGCACCGCCTGCCGGCCGAGGTGAAGATCGTCGGGCTGCTCGCCTTCGTCGTCACCGTGGTGGCGACCCCGCGCGAGCAGGCCTGGGCGTTCGGCGTCTACGCGCTCCTGCTCGTCGGGCTCCTCGTCCTCACCCGGGTGCCGGCGCGCACGGTGCTGCGCCGGATGCTCATCGAGGTGCCGTTCCTCGTCTTCGCCGTGCTGCTGCCCTTCGTCGCGCTCGGGGAGCGGGTCGACGTCCTCGGGCTGTCGCTGTCCGTCGACGGCCTGCTCGGCGGCTTCAACATCCTCGCCAAGGGCAGCCTCGGCGTGGTCGCGGCGATCCTGCTGTCGGCCACGACGACCCCGCGCGACCTCGTCGTGGGGCTGCAGCGCCTGCGGGTGCCCGGCCTGTTCGTGACGATCCTGTCGTTCATGGTCCGCTACCTCGACGTGGTCGTGGACGACATGCGCCGGATGGCGCTGGCCCGTGCGGCCCGCGGCTTCCAGGCCCGCCACCTGGGCCACGTGCCCGTCGTCGCCAAGGCGGCCGGCGCGCTGTTCATCCGCTCCTACGAGCGGGGCGAACGGGTGCACCTGGCGATGGTCAGCCGCGGTTTCACCGGGACCATGCCGCAGCTCGGTGCCCCCGCCTCGCGCCCGGGCCAGTGGGCGGCGCTCGCCGGTGCCTGGTCCGTGGTGGCCGCGGTCGCCGTGGCCGCGGTCGTGGCCGGCGAGCAGACCGCCTGGCTCGTGGTGGCAGGGTGA
- a CDS encoding energy-coupling factor ABC transporter ATP-binding protein → MTPQPHEPGLPAPRDGAAAVPALELREVAFAYPDGHQALFGVDLVVPAGQRLAVLGPNGAGKTTLLLHLNGILGRAAGSNAVGEVLVGGIAVAKDTLGEVRRAVGLVFQDPDDQLFMPTVRDDVAFGPTNLGLRGAELDARVDEALDAVGMREFAARPPHHLSFGQRRRVAVATVLAMRCQVLVLDEPSSNLDPASRRELLDVLAALPVTVVVVTHDLPFALELCERSVVLDAGRIAHDGPTLDVLQDPDLLARHRLELPVGFDPAAVVPRGRTGAATSLP, encoded by the coding sequence GTGACCCCGCAGCCGCACGAGCCGGGCCTGCCCGCCCCCCGGGACGGGGCGGCGGCCGTGCCCGCCCTGGAGCTGCGCGAGGTGGCCTTCGCCTACCCCGACGGCCACCAGGCCCTGTTCGGCGTGGACCTCGTCGTCCCGGCCGGGCAGCGGCTGGCCGTCCTCGGCCCCAACGGCGCGGGCAAGACGACCCTGCTGCTGCACCTCAACGGCATCCTCGGCCGGGCGGCCGGCTCCAACGCGGTCGGCGAGGTGCTCGTCGGCGGGATCGCGGTGGCCAAGGACACCCTCGGCGAGGTCCGCCGCGCGGTCGGCCTGGTCTTCCAGGACCCCGACGACCAGCTGTTCATGCCCACCGTCCGCGACGACGTCGCCTTCGGCCCCACCAACCTGGGGCTGCGCGGCGCCGAGCTGGACGCCCGCGTCGACGAGGCGCTCGACGCGGTCGGGATGCGCGAGTTCGCCGCGCGGCCGCCGCACCACCTGTCCTTCGGCCAGCGCCGCCGGGTGGCCGTGGCCACGGTGCTCGCGATGCGCTGCCAGGTGCTGGTCCTCGACGAGCCGTCGAGCAACCTGGACCCGGCCAGCCGGCGCGAGCTGCTCGACGTGCTCGCCGCGCTCCCGGTCACCGTGGTCGTCGTCACCCACGACCTGCCCTTCGCCCTCGAGCTGTGCGAGCGCAGCGTCGTCCTGGACGCGGGCCGCATCGCCCACGACGGGCCCACCCTGGACGTGCTCCAGGACCCGGACCTGCTCGCCCGGCACCGGCTGGAGCTGCCGGTCGGCTTCGACCCCGCGGCCGTGGTGCCGCGGGGACGCACGGGCGCCGCCACGTCGTTACCGTGA
- a CDS encoding DUF3618 domain-containing protein — MSSTEPSPFPPSAPRPPVLSGDPDALQAAIQARRAHLSGTLDELAQRVKPANLAADAKEEAVDRARRAVTDEQGNLLYERVAAVAGAVVAVVVALVVARHRSR, encoded by the coding sequence ATGAGCAGCACCGAGCCCTCCCCGTTCCCGCCCTCCGCCCCGAGGCCGCCCGTGCTGTCCGGCGACCCCGACGCGCTCCAGGCGGCGATCCAGGCGCGCCGCGCCCACCTGTCGGGGACGCTCGACGAGCTCGCCCAGCGGGTCAAGCCCGCCAACCTCGCCGCGGACGCCAAGGAGGAGGCCGTCGACCGGGCCCGCCGCGCCGTCACCGACGAGCAGGGCAACCTGCTGTACGAGCGCGTGGCGGCCGTCGCCGGCGCCGTGGTGGCCGTCGTCGTCGCCCTCGTCGTGGCCCGGCACCGGTCCCGGTGA
- a CDS encoding DUF427 domain-containing protein, translated as MTPPGQAPAGLLPARGRAARVPRGVVPEEPGPGQTSVWDHPRPPLLVRDPRTVVVTFGAEVCRTSAALTVLETSHPPTWYLPVTAFAPGVLRPAAGGSVCEWKGRAAYLDLVAPDGRVAASAAWTYPDPTPAFAALAGHVALYASAADEITVAGEVVRPQPGGFYGGWVTDDVVGPFKGGPGSAGW; from the coding sequence GTGACCCCTCCCGGGCAGGCTCCCGCCGGCCTGCTGCCGGCGCGGGGGCGCGCCGCCCGGGTGCCGCGGGGCGTCGTCCCGGAGGAGCCCGGGCCCGGCCAGACGTCGGTGTGGGACCACCCCCGCCCGCCGCTGCTCGTCCGCGACCCCCGCACGGTCGTCGTCACCTTCGGCGCCGAGGTGTGCCGGACCTCGGCCGCGCTCACGGTCCTCGAGACCTCCCACCCGCCGACCTGGTACCTGCCCGTGACGGCGTTCGCGCCCGGGGTGCTGCGTCCCGCGGCGGGCGGCTCGGTGTGCGAGTGGAAGGGCCGCGCGGCCTACCTCGACCTCGTCGCCCCGGACGGCCGGGTCGCCGCCTCCGCCGCCTGGACCTACCCGGACCCGACGCCCGCGTTCGCGGCGCTGGCCGGGCACGTGGCCCTGTACGCCTCCGCCGCCGACGAGATCACCGTCGCGGGCGAGGTCGTCCGGCCGCAGCCCGGCGGGTTCTACGGCGGCTGGGTGACCGACGACGTGGTGGGCCCGTTCAAGGGCGGGCCCGGGAGCGCGGGCTGGTGA